The following are encoded together in the Bacillus sp. NP157 genome:
- a CDS encoding LacI family transcriptional regulator has product MTIKDVARMANVSVASVSRALNGHGGVTAETQKRIREVATRLRYVPHSAARSLITRRTQTIGALLPDLHGAFFSELIRGIDLAARARGLYLLVSSSHGDATEAAIALRAMQGRVDGLLVMSPHADAAFLDENLPIVLPTVLINSHVRSERHAALDVDDFGGAKAMVDHLIGSGRKRIVFIAGPEVNHDVQERCRGYREGLEAAGLGDTAVVLQGDFTEESGYRMAKQVLAMSPRPDAIFAANDMMAIGALSALAEAGVPAPDDIAVTGFDDIPMSRYVSPPLTTVRVRIAELGEAALDRLARMIEAPEDAAPEPRVVVGTELVVRASCGANDKARRHG; this is encoded by the coding sequence GTGACGATCAAAGACGTCGCGAGGATGGCCAACGTGTCGGTGGCCTCCGTATCGCGTGCCCTGAATGGGCACGGTGGCGTGACGGCCGAAACGCAGAAGCGCATTCGCGAGGTCGCCACCCGCCTGCGCTACGTGCCGCATAGCGCGGCGCGTAGCCTGATCACCCGTCGCACCCAGACCATCGGCGCCCTGCTACCCGACCTGCATGGCGCGTTCTTCTCCGAACTGATCCGCGGCATCGACCTGGCCGCCCGGGCACGTGGGCTCTACCTGCTGGTGTCCAGTTCGCACGGCGACGCCACCGAAGCCGCGATCGCCCTGCGTGCGATGCAGGGCCGCGTGGACGGCCTGCTGGTGATGTCGCCGCACGCCGATGCTGCCTTCCTCGACGAGAACCTGCCGATCGTCCTGCCGACCGTGCTGATCAACAGCCACGTACGCAGCGAACGCCATGCCGCGCTCGACGTCGACGATTTCGGCGGCGCGAAGGCGATGGTCGATCACCTGATCGGCAGCGGCCGCAAGCGCATCGTGTTCATCGCCGGCCCGGAAGTGAACCACGACGTGCAGGAGCGCTGCCGCGGTTACCGCGAAGGCCTCGAGGCCGCTGGCCTGGGCGACACCGCCGTGGTCCTGCAGGGCGACTTCACCGAAGAGTCCGGCTATCGCATGGCCAAGCAGGTGCTGGCGATGTCGCCGCGCCCGGATGCGATCTTCGCCGCCAACGACATGATGGCCATTGGCGCGCTTTCCGCGCTGGCCGAAGCGGGCGTACCGGCGCCCGACGACATCGCCGTGACCGGCTTTGACGATATCCCGATGTCGCGTTACGTCTCGCCGCCGCTCACCACGGTGCGCGTGCGTATCGCCGAACTGGGCGAGGCCGCGCTGGATCGCCTGGCCCGCATGATCGAAGCACCCGAGGACGCCGCGCCCGAACCGCGCGTCGTCGTCGGCACCGAACTCGTCGTACGCGCCTCGTGTGGCGCCAACGACAAGGCGCGACGACACGGCTGA
- a CDS encoding TonB-dependent receptor has translation MKAPMQMKKKLLCGVIAASIAAVVAPTATMAQTVTATLKGKATPGAQVTAFNPQTGLTRKATAGSDGNYIINGLPPATYQVDAGPGTQQNVTLTVASTASLNLAASSPAAATAANATSMEGVTVNASTLTEVKTPEVSKTISLRQIQTIPQVSRNFLEFADTVPGMVFSVDAQGHTSLRGGAQNDSSVNVFIDGVGQKSYVKAGGVSGQVNSQGNPFPQLAIGEYKVITTNYKAEYDQVSSAAITAETKSGTNEFHGEVFDTYTSDKYRSRTPAEEDGDKARSFEKEYGFALGGPIIKDQMHFFVTFEQKKFDTPITVSPGGGVPDAAVSALPANVQSAFGPASLPFDEKLYFGKIDWEFSDRDRIEISTQVRRETQSDNIGPGQSLSQSILTANHDTRGAFRWQHSGDWYFNELKATYENSSNDPLPLNYGNGYNYSWHPSNDATFIGIGAASPLATQIKGQEGPSLQDDFTFNDLEWMGDHVIKTGFKVKEVTLHAQDAQSVNPQYTYNVDTNGVEAIPYKVQFSNPVPGLNAVSETKDKQYGAYLQDDWSVNDHLTLNIGVRWDKEKTPSYLGWVTPENVVNAFNSLDPNAQGLFPGQTYAQTLAKGGINYQDYISNGSNRHAQNQWAPRLGASYDLFADEAHVIHAGAGRSYDRNLYDYLQLEQTKSALPYQTININTASHPCTVGANSCFAWDPSFLNGLPVLQGLVNGTNLGQEVDMLNNNLKAPYSDQFSIGMSNKVGDWNTDATVTRVLSYDGFAFTLGNRYPNGDFFQAGSQPWNNGIPGFGSMIVGNNGIRTATTQVLLSADKPYTHESGWSANFAYTYTHSRQNRDINEHYSFDEATIFDYPFVTSNAAAKHRFVATGSLDGPWGFTFSSKLILATPLPWNGFLTCGTGCTFEHGEGSFPTSGVPGGSKFLLGGKIWGYRQIDIQATKDFLLSENDQTKFYIRFDVLNVFNWKNYADYTPNGTGTEVAYNKKGNITGVPREARFTAGFKF, from the coding sequence ATGAAAGCTCCGATGCAGATGAAGAAGAAACTGCTGTGCGGCGTCATCGCCGCCAGCATCGCCGCGGTCGTTGCGCCGACCGCCACGATGGCCCAGACCGTCACCGCCACCCTGAAGGGCAAGGCCACGCCGGGCGCGCAGGTCACTGCGTTCAACCCGCAGACCGGCCTCACCCGCAAGGCCACCGCGGGCTCCGACGGTAACTACATCATCAACGGCCTGCCGCCGGCGACCTACCAGGTCGATGCCGGCCCGGGCACGCAGCAGAACGTGACGCTGACCGTGGCGTCCACCGCCTCGCTCAACCTCGCCGCGTCGTCGCCGGCCGCTGCCACTGCAGCCAACGCCACCTCGATGGAAGGCGTGACGGTCAACGCATCGACGCTGACCGAAGTGAAGACGCCGGAAGTCTCGAAGACGATTTCGCTGCGCCAGATCCAGACCATCCCGCAGGTGTCGCGCAACTTCCTCGAATTCGCCGATACCGTGCCGGGCATGGTGTTCAGCGTGGACGCGCAGGGCCACACCTCGCTGCGCGGTGGTGCGCAGAACGACAGCTCGGTCAACGTCTTCATCGACGGCGTGGGCCAGAAGAGCTACGTGAAGGCAGGCGGCGTGTCGGGCCAGGTCAACAGCCAGGGCAACCCGTTCCCGCAGCTCGCCATCGGCGAGTACAAGGTCATCACCACGAACTACAAGGCCGAGTACGACCAGGTATCCTCGGCGGCGATCACCGCCGAGACCAAGTCGGGCACGAACGAGTTCCACGGTGAAGTGTTCGATACCTACACCTCGGACAAGTACCGCAGCCGCACCCCGGCCGAAGAGGACGGCGACAAGGCCCGTTCGTTCGAGAAGGAATACGGCTTCGCCCTCGGTGGTCCGATCATCAAGGACCAGATGCACTTCTTCGTGACCTTCGAGCAGAAGAAGTTCGATACGCCGATCACGGTCAGCCCGGGTGGTGGCGTACCCGATGCCGCCGTCAGCGCGCTGCCGGCCAACGTGCAGAGCGCGTTCGGCCCGGCCTCGCTGCCGTTCGACGAGAAGCTGTACTTCGGCAAGATCGACTGGGAATTCAGCGACCGCGATCGTATCGAGATCAGCACCCAGGTCCGCCGCGAAACCCAGTCCGACAATATCGGCCCGGGCCAGTCGCTGTCGCAGTCCATCCTCACCGCGAACCACGACACCCGTGGCGCGTTCCGCTGGCAGCACAGTGGTGACTGGTACTTCAACGAGCTGAAGGCGACGTACGAGAACTCCTCGAACGATCCGCTCCCGCTCAACTACGGCAACGGCTACAACTACAGCTGGCACCCGTCGAACGACGCCACCTTCATCGGCATCGGCGCCGCGTCGCCGCTGGCTACCCAGATCAAGGGCCAGGAAGGACCGTCGCTGCAGGACGACTTCACCTTCAACGATCTTGAATGGATGGGCGACCACGTCATCAAGACCGGCTTCAAGGTGAAGGAAGTGACCCTGCACGCGCAGGACGCACAGTCGGTCAACCCGCAGTACACCTACAACGTCGATACCAATGGCGTCGAAGCTATCCCGTACAAGGTGCAGTTCTCCAACCCGGTGCCGGGCCTGAACGCGGTGTCCGAGACGAAGGACAAGCAGTACGGCGCATACCTGCAGGACGACTGGTCGGTCAACGACCACCTGACCCTGAACATCGGCGTGCGCTGGGACAAGGAAAAGACCCCGTCGTACCTCGGTTGGGTGACCCCGGAGAACGTGGTCAACGCGTTCAACTCGCTTGACCCGAACGCCCAGGGCCTGTTCCCGGGCCAGACCTACGCGCAGACGCTGGCGAAGGGTGGCATCAACTACCAGGACTACATCAGCAACGGCAGCAACCGCCATGCGCAGAACCAGTGGGCCCCGCGCCTCGGTGCGTCGTATGACCTGTTCGCCGACGAAGCGCACGTGATCCATGCGGGTGCCGGCCGTTCCTACGACCGTAACCTGTACGACTACCTGCAGCTCGAGCAGACCAAGTCCGCGCTGCCGTACCAGACGATCAACATCAACACGGCCAGCCACCCCTGCACCGTGGGCGCAAACAGCTGCTTCGCGTGGGATCCGTCGTTCCTCAACGGTCTCCCGGTGCTCCAGGGCCTGGTCAACGGCACGAACCTGGGCCAGGAAGTTGACATGCTCAACAACAACCTGAAGGCTCCGTATTCGGACCAGTTCAGCATCGGCATGTCGAACAAGGTCGGCGACTGGAACACGGACGCCACGGTGACCCGCGTGCTGTCGTACGACGGCTTCGCCTTCACCCTCGGCAACCGCTACCCGAACGGCGACTTCTTCCAGGCAGGCTCGCAGCCGTGGAACAACGGCATCCCGGGCTTCGGTTCGATGATCGTCGGCAACAACGGCATCCGCACCGCCACCACCCAGGTCCTGCTGTCGGCTGACAAGCCGTACACGCATGAGTCGGGCTGGAGCGCGAACTTCGCCTACACCTACACCCACTCGCGCCAGAACCGTGACATCAACGAGCATTACTCGTTCGACGAAGCCACGATCTTCGACTATCCGTTCGTGACCTCGAACGCGGCCGCGAAGCATCGCTTCGTCGCCACTGGCTCGCTGGACGGTCCGTGGGGCTTCACCTTCTCGAGCAAGCTGATCCTCGCCACCCCGCTGCCGTGGAACGGCTTCCTCACCTGCGGCACGGGTTGCACGTTCGAACACGGCGAAGGTTCGTTCCCGACCTCGGGCGTGCCGGGCGGCTCGAAGTTCCTGCTGGGCGGCAAGATCTGGGGTTATCGCCAGATCGACATCCAGGCGACCAAGGACTTCCTGCTCAGCGAGAACGACCAGACCAAGTTCTACATCCGCTTCGACGTGCTCAACGTGTTCAACTGGAAGAACTACGCGGACTACACCCCGAACGGTACCGGTACCGAAGTCGCGTACAACAAGAAGGGCAACATCACGGGCGTTCCCCGCGAAGCGCGCTTCACCGCCGGCTTCAAGTTCTAA
- a CDS encoding GNAT family N-acetyltransferase encodes MNQDTYSDATASPIWKALTGHQAGLGEGNALAHRYQSDVAPFAALAGMTPEAFAALRALLRPGDVAALLAPEAPTDVDGLRITPVGAVHRMVATRRVDAVPDDGGVIELGEADVDEMIELTQRTKPGPFLRRTIAMGRYIGLRDHGRLIAMAGERMRFDGHTEVSAVCVDDAFRGKGLAGRLMDIVRLGIEGRGDTAFLHVFGENRSAIGLYERLGFRLAEVSMLYQARVADAATHENDVYLHGETPV; translated from the coding sequence ATGAACCAGGACACGTATTCCGACGCCACGGCGTCGCCGATCTGGAAAGCACTCACCGGCCACCAGGCCGGCCTCGGTGAAGGCAACGCACTCGCGCACCGCTACCAAAGCGATGTCGCGCCGTTCGCCGCGCTTGCCGGGATGACGCCGGAGGCGTTCGCGGCGCTGCGCGCGTTGCTGCGGCCCGGTGACGTCGCCGCGTTGCTGGCACCCGAGGCGCCGACGGATGTCGACGGCCTGCGCATCACGCCCGTCGGCGCCGTGCACCGGATGGTTGCCACCCGTCGGGTCGACGCGGTGCCTGACGACGGGGGAGTGATCGAGCTGGGCGAGGCCGATGTCGACGAGATGATCGAGCTGACCCAGCGGACGAAGCCGGGCCCGTTCCTGCGACGGACCATCGCCATGGGGCGTTACATCGGCCTGCGCGACCATGGCCGGCTCATCGCCATGGCCGGCGAGCGCATGCGCTTCGACGGCCACACCGAGGTCAGCGCCGTGTGTGTCGACGACGCCTTCCGGGGCAAGGGCCTGGCCGGTCGGCTCATGGATATCGTCCGCCTCGGGATCGAAGGACGCGGCGACACCGCCTTCCTGCATGTCTTCGGCGAGAACCGTTCGGCCATCGGCCTGTACGAACGCCTCGGCTTCCGCCTCGCGGAGGTTTCGATGCTCTACCAGGCGCGTGTCGCCGACGCCGCCACGCATGAAAACGACGTTTACCTGCACGGCGAAACGCCCGTTTGA
- a CDS encoding PepSY domain-containing protein, producing MKSSTIRTFTTVHTWTGLLAGFALFIAFYAGAITMFHDPIDTWALPKAELADARLMERTGPMLADIVAKHPAAKESVGVTYAAGHRSHEVAAYWMEADGTWLSQSLDDPAAHDAEDHEHGLADFVYELHYDLGIPEIGIYLMGIVSIIYGLALLTGVLIHLPNLAREMFALRPGHNLKRLWQDAHNVIGILSLPFHIIFAVTGALLCLTMVTLFAFNTLSFDGKLMGAFDRMTSALPETKATPGVATMLSPVELGARARQAALAAGAASFEPDYMRYVHYGQPGAAAEVRGTSTKTLGEYGMVALDATTGRVLNMQLTGVRDANHATYSAIFGLHFGTFGSLSLRWLYFLLGLAGAFLFYSGNLLYIESRRKRRAAEQPLKVRAMATATVGVCLGSCFAISVMFIANHLAPYVGLAPTHVVQPVCFVTFFAAIAWTFWRRPARAAVDLLFVTAVASVAVGVLDIALHGDRLARTLAEGRYDVLGVDLVAMAMGAGFAWLGVATRKRAIDGDPCSVWYGRSHRPASQATASA from the coding sequence ATGAAGTCCTCCACCATCCGCACCTTCACCACCGTGCACACCTGGACCGGACTGCTCGCGGGCTTCGCGCTGTTCATCGCGTTCTATGCCGGCGCGATCACCATGTTCCACGACCCGATCGACACCTGGGCGCTGCCGAAGGCGGAGCTGGCCGACGCCCGCCTGATGGAGCGCACCGGGCCGATGCTCGCCGACATCGTGGCAAAGCATCCCGCGGCGAAGGAATCGGTGGGCGTCACCTACGCCGCGGGCCATCGCTCGCATGAAGTGGCGGCGTACTGGATGGAAGCCGACGGCACCTGGTTGAGCCAGTCGCTGGACGACCCGGCCGCGCATGACGCCGAAGACCACGAACACGGCCTCGCGGACTTCGTCTACGAACTGCACTACGACCTCGGCATCCCCGAGATCGGCATCTACCTGATGGGCATCGTCAGCATCATCTACGGCCTGGCCCTGCTGACCGGCGTGCTGATCCACCTGCCGAACCTCGCCCGCGAGATGTTCGCGTTGCGCCCGGGGCACAACCTCAAGCGCCTGTGGCAGGACGCGCACAACGTCATCGGCATCCTCAGCCTGCCCTTCCACATCATCTTCGCCGTCACCGGCGCGTTGCTCTGCCTGACCATGGTCACGCTGTTCGCCTTCAACACGCTGTCGTTCGACGGGAAGCTGATGGGTGCCTTCGACCGCATGACCAGCGCGTTGCCCGAAACGAAGGCGACCCCGGGCGTGGCCACGATGCTGTCGCCGGTGGAGCTGGGTGCGCGTGCACGCCAGGCGGCGCTTGCCGCCGGTGCGGCGAGCTTCGAGCCGGACTACATGCGCTACGTGCATTACGGCCAGCCCGGCGCGGCGGCGGAAGTGCGTGGCACGTCGACGAAGACGCTGGGTGAGTACGGCATGGTCGCGCTCGATGCCACCACCGGGCGGGTGCTGAACATGCAGCTGACCGGCGTGCGCGACGCGAACCATGCCACGTACTCGGCGATCTTCGGCCTGCATTTCGGCACCTTCGGCAGCCTGTCGCTACGCTGGCTGTATTTCCTGCTCGGCCTCGCCGGTGCCTTCCTGTTCTATTCGGGCAACCTGCTTTACATCGAATCGCGGCGCAAGCGTCGCGCCGCCGAGCAGCCCCTGAAGGTACGCGCGATGGCGACGGCGACGGTGGGTGTGTGCCTCGGCAGCTGCTTCGCCATCTCGGTGATGTTCATCGCCAACCACCTCGCCCCGTATGTCGGCCTCGCGCCCACGCATGTGGTGCAGCCGGTGTGCTTCGTCACCTTCTTCGCCGCCATCGCGTGGACGTTCTGGCGCCGACCCGCACGCGCCGCGGTGGACCTGTTGTTCGTCACCGCCGTGGCATCCGTCGCGGTGGGCGTGCTCGACATCGCGCTACATGGCGACCGCCTCGCCCGCACGCTGGCCGAAGGCCGTTACGACGTGCTCGGCGTCGACCTCGTCGCGATGGCGATGGGCGCGGGCTTCGCGTGGCTCGGCGTGGCCACGCGCAAGCGCGCGATCGACGGCGACCCGTGCAGCGTGTGGTATGGCCGGTCGCATCGGCCGGCCTCGCAGGCCACCGCATCGGCGTGA
- a CDS encoding sugar ABC transporter substrate-binding protein: MMRAARRIRVAVALAFAGAALASCAQPENGSRELQLWTIGREGEAVQKLLPEFEREHPGVHVVVQQLPLTAAHQKLLTAYAGDSTPDITQLGNTWIPEMVALGALEPLDSRVNASKVVDRKDYFPAIWSTNVIDGTLYGVPWYVDTRLLFYRKDMLAKLGYDHPPKDWAEWQAMMAKMAQPRGKAYGVLLPTNEFEQLLALALQQPDPLLRDDGRYGNFRSAGFKKALAFYVSLFKDQQAPMMTNVGIGNPWAAFGQGFYGFYLSGPWNIGEFRKRLPPEQQGDWGTTPLPGPDGPGASNAGGSSLVIYRASKHKDDAWALIEFLSRPEIQDRFYQILGDMPPRRSSWQAPALRDDDKALAFRDQLERVKPTPPVAEWERIVTEMQLVAAQAAHGDLTIDQAAEEIDRRADRLLEKRRWMLDHGHKATP, from the coding sequence GTGATGCGCGCCGCCCGTCGTATTCGCGTTGCCGTCGCGCTGGCCTTCGCCGGCGCGGCGCTGGCCTCGTGCGCGCAACCGGAGAACGGTTCGCGCGAACTGCAGCTGTGGACGATCGGCCGCGAAGGCGAAGCCGTGCAGAAGCTGCTGCCCGAGTTCGAACGCGAGCACCCGGGCGTGCACGTGGTGGTGCAGCAGCTGCCGCTGACGGCGGCGCACCAGAAGCTGCTGACCGCCTACGCCGGCGATTCCACGCCGGACATCACCCAGCTGGGTAATACGTGGATCCCGGAGATGGTGGCGCTCGGCGCGCTGGAACCGCTGGATTCACGGGTGAATGCGTCGAAGGTGGTCGACCGCAAGGACTACTTCCCGGCGATCTGGTCGACCAACGTCATCGACGGCACGCTGTATGGCGTGCCCTGGTACGTCGACACGCGCCTGCTGTTCTATCGCAAGGACATGCTGGCGAAGCTCGGCTACGACCACCCGCCGAAGGACTGGGCGGAGTGGCAGGCGATGATGGCGAAGATGGCCCAGCCGCGGGGCAAGGCCTATGGCGTTCTCTTGCCGACCAACGAGTTCGAACAGCTGCTCGCGCTGGCCCTGCAGCAGCCGGACCCCTTGCTGCGCGACGACGGCCGCTACGGCAATTTCCGCAGCGCCGGCTTCAAGAAGGCGCTGGCGTTCTACGTCTCGCTGTTCAAGGACCAGCAGGCGCCGATGATGACCAACGTCGGCATCGGCAATCCGTGGGCGGCGTTCGGCCAGGGCTTCTACGGGTTCTACCTGTCCGGGCCGTGGAACATCGGCGAATTCCGCAAGCGCCTGCCGCCGGAACAGCAGGGCGACTGGGGCACCACGCCGCTGCCGGGCCCCGATGGTCCCGGTGCGTCGAATGCGGGCGGCTCCAGCCTGGTGATCTACCGCGCGTCGAAGCACAAGGACGATGCGTGGGCGCTGATCGAATTCCTCTCGCGTCCCGAGATCCAGGACCGTTTCTACCAGATCCTCGGCGACATGCCGCCGCGTCGTTCCTCGTGGCAGGCCCCGGCGCTGCGCGACGACGACAAGGCGCTGGCGTTCCGTGACCAGCTCGAGCGGGTGAAGCCGACGCCGCCGGTGGCGGAGTGGGAACGCATCGTCACCGAGATGCAGCTGGTCGCCGCGCAAGCCGCGCACGGCGACCTCACGATCGACCAGGCCGCGGAAGAGATCGACCGCCGCGCCGACCGCCTCCTCGAAAAGCGCCGCTGGATGCTCGACCACGGCCACAAGGCAACGCCATGA
- a CDS encoding tryptophan 7-halogenase — MGTGITNIVVVGGGTAGWMAASALARTLNRQATIRLVESDEIGIVGVGEATVPHIKAFNQLLGLNEAQFVARTQGTFKMGIEFRDWNRIGDSYVHGFGTMGHDVGMVPFHQYWIKGRLRGQAADLLDYSVNTVAAMRGKFMPAPVDVPASNPLGSIAYAYHFDAALYARFLREYAEQLGVRRTEGKVREVETNPDNGHVTAVRLENGERVEGDLFIDCSGFRGLLIEGTCKAGYEDWSEWLPCDRALAVPCAKVGPPTPYTRSTARSAGWQWRIPLQHRTGNGYVYSSRFISDDEAAATLLANLDGEALADPRPLRFTTGIRRKAWMRNVVALGLSSGFMEPLESTSIHMIQSGISRLLQLFPATGDIDPVLVDRYNEQARFEAERIRDFLVLHYKATERDDSAFWNHCRTMPIPESLQANIDLFRHSGRFFRNAEEMFALTSWVQVMVGQGIMPTGYHPLVDQMPDADLPRFLASVRDIVSKNVDLMPTHEQFIARECAAPPVAA; from the coding sequence ATGGGCACTGGCATCACGAATATCGTTGTCGTCGGCGGCGGTACCGCCGGCTGGATGGCTGCTTCGGCCCTTGCGCGCACACTGAACCGGCAGGCGACGATCCGCCTGGTCGAATCCGACGAGATCGGCATCGTCGGGGTCGGTGAAGCCACCGTTCCCCATATCAAGGCGTTCAACCAGCTGTTGGGCCTGAATGAAGCGCAGTTCGTCGCGCGCACGCAGGGCACCTTCAAGATGGGCATCGAGTTCCGTGACTGGAATCGCATCGGCGACAGTTACGTGCACGGCTTTGGCACGATGGGCCACGACGTGGGCATGGTGCCGTTCCACCAGTACTGGATCAAAGGCCGCCTGCGTGGACAGGCTGCCGACCTGCTCGATTACTCGGTCAACACCGTGGCCGCGATGCGCGGCAAGTTCATGCCGGCGCCGGTGGACGTACCCGCGAGCAACCCGCTCGGTAGCATCGCCTACGCCTATCACTTCGACGCGGCGCTCTATGCGCGGTTCCTGCGCGAGTACGCCGAACAGCTTGGCGTGCGCCGTACCGAAGGCAAGGTGCGCGAGGTCGAGACCAATCCGGACAATGGCCATGTCACCGCGGTGCGCCTTGAAAACGGCGAGCGCGTGGAAGGCGATCTGTTCATCGACTGCAGCGGCTTCCGCGGCCTGTTGATCGAAGGCACCTGCAAGGCCGGCTACGAAGACTGGAGCGAGTGGCTGCCGTGCGATCGCGCGCTGGCCGTGCCCTGCGCCAAGGTGGGCCCGCCGACGCCGTATACGCGTAGCACCGCGCGCAGCGCCGGCTGGCAGTGGCGGATCCCGCTGCAGCATCGCACCGGCAACGGCTACGTCTACTCCAGCCGGTTCATCAGCGACGACGAGGCGGCCGCCACGCTGCTGGCCAACCTCGATGGCGAGGCACTGGCCGATCCGCGTCCGTTGCGCTTCACCACCGGTATCCGGCGCAAGGCGTGGATGCGCAACGTGGTGGCGCTGGGCCTGTCGAGCGGCTTCATGGAGCCGCTGGAATCCACCTCGATCCACATGATCCAGTCGGGCATCTCGCGGCTGCTGCAGCTGTTCCCGGCCACGGGTGACATCGATCCGGTGCTGGTCGACCGCTACAACGAGCAGGCCCGCTTCGAAGCCGAGCGGATCCGCGACTTCCTCGTGCTGCATTACAAGGCCACCGAGCGCGACGACAGCGCGTTCTGGAACCACTGCCGCACGATGCCGATCCCGGAGTCGTTGCAGGCGAACATCGACCTGTTCCGGCACAGCGGCCGCTTCTTCCGTAATGCTGAGGAAATGTTCGCCCTGACAAGCTGGGTCCAGGTGATGGTCGGCCAGGGGATCATGCCCACCGGCTACCACCCGCTGGTGGACCAGATGCCGGACGCGGACCTGCCCCGCTTCCTCGCCAGCGTGCGCGATATCGTCTCCAAAAACGTCGACCTGATGCCGACCCACGAGCAATTCATCGCCCGCGAGTGCGCGGCGCCGCCGGTGGCCGCATGA
- a CDS encoding energy transducer TonB gives MGIAGKVRYGAFALGTLLSYGANAAQASQEDIMAQAAALRSHPQAPAYLALMQDELDSGMQAVVEQCSKVYSAANTQALVVSAQVRADGGLRDANIVPDTPFTQCVGAAVARHPMPAPPASIGRFFAAWLVEVPSGKISDPFLPADESGMAMQDRRRIHGPTYSPPPVYPSLADGSRPAGKTIVHTTMDSRGIVSSATVETSSGDANLDAAAIAAVKQWTFRPGAAKGTAVNIPVAFQDPKTVPPAQ, from the coding sequence ATGGGTATCGCAGGAAAGGTTCGCTATGGCGCATTCGCGCTCGGCACGCTGCTGTCGTACGGCGCCAACGCCGCGCAGGCCAGCCAGGAAGACATCATGGCCCAGGCTGCGGCCCTGCGCTCACATCCCCAGGCCCCCGCATACCTTGCCCTGATGCAGGACGAACTCGACTCCGGCATGCAGGCCGTGGTCGAGCAATGCAGCAAGGTGTACTCGGCGGCGAACACCCAGGCCCTGGTCGTCAGCGCGCAGGTTCGTGCGGACGGTGGCCTGCGCGACGCGAACATCGTGCCGGACACGCCGTTCACCCAATGCGTCGGCGCCGCCGTGGCCCGCCATCCGATGCCGGCGCCGCCGGCGAGCATCGGCCGCTTCTTCGCGGCATGGCTGGTCGAGGTGCCGTCCGGCAAGATCTCCGACCCCTTCCTGCCCGCCGATGAGAGCGGCATGGCGATGCAGGATCGCCGGCGCATCCACGGCCCGACCTATTCGCCGCCGCCGGTGTATCCGAGCCTGGCCGATGGCAGCCGTCCCGCAGGCAAGACGATCGTGCACACCACGATGGATAGCCGCGGCATCGTCTCCAGCGCCACCGTCGAGACGAGCAGCGGCGATGCGAACCTCGACGCCGCCGCCATCGCCGCGGTGAAGCAGTGGACGTTCCGGCCGGGCGCCGCGAAAGGCACCGCCGTGAACATCCCGGTGGCCTTCCAGGATCCTAAGACGGTGCCGCCTGCGCAGTAA